The Flammeovirgaceae bacterium genome contains a region encoding:
- a CDS encoding glycosyl transferase, translating to MKILYAIQGTGNGHIARAEDVVPVLRDYGSLDLFVSGAQADINLPYPVKYKSKGLSFYFGKKGGVDILKTFKQNSSKAVFREIKSFPAEKYDLIINDFEPISAWSARKKKISCIALSHQSALLSKKVPVPKHYDPLGDWILNNYAPSDAAVGFHFARFDKNIYTPVIRKKIREAKSRVTDHYTVYLPAYDDRKLVVLLLKIPNVRWHVFSKHAHKPYHIGRVSVYPVNNDEFVASMVTAKGIFCGAGFETPAEALYLGKKLLVVPMKKQYEQHYNAEALREIGVPVLKNVKKKRLPQIIEWIESDRPVELTYPDITRQAVEHALTLGGVRL from the coding sequence GTGAAGATTTTGTATGCCATTCAGGGAACCGGCAACGGGCACATTGCGCGGGCCGAAGATGTAGTGCCTGTTCTGCGCGATTACGGTTCACTTGATCTGTTTGTAAGCGGGGCGCAGGCCGACATCAATTTACCTTACCCGGTTAAATATAAATCCAAAGGCCTGAGTTTTTACTTTGGTAAAAAGGGCGGGGTGGATATACTGAAAACATTTAAGCAGAACAGTTCTAAAGCCGTTTTCCGGGAAATCAAAAGTTTCCCGGCCGAAAAGTATGATTTGATAATTAATGACTTTGAACCCATATCAGCCTGGTCGGCCCGGAAGAAAAAAATTTCCTGCATTGCATTAAGCCACCAGTCGGCCTTGCTCTCGAAAAAGGTGCCTGTGCCTAAACATTACGATCCGCTGGGCGATTGGATCTTGAATAATTACGCACCTTCGGATGCTGCCGTGGGCTTTCATTTCGCCCGCTTCGACAAAAACATTTACACGCCCGTTATCCGCAAGAAGATACGGGAGGCGAAATCACGGGTTACCGATCATTACACGGTTTACCTGCCTGCATATGACGACCGGAAACTGGTAGTACTTTTGTTAAAAATACCGAATGTACGGTGGCATGTGTTTTCCAAACATGCCCATAAACCGTATCACATCGGCAGGGTTTCGGTTTACCCGGTTAATAACGATGAATTTGTTGCCAGCATGGTAACGGCAAAAGGAATTTTCTGCGGTGCCGGTTTTGAAACTCCGGCCGAGGCATTGTACCTCGGTAAAAAACTGCTGGTTGTGCCAATGAAAAAACAGTACGAGCAACACTACAATGCCGAAGCCTTGCGCGAAATCGGAGTGCCGGTGCTGAAGAATGTAAAAAAGAAACGATTGCCGCAAATTATTGAATGGATTGAATCGGACCGACCGGTAGAACTAACATATCCTGACATTACGCGCCAGGCAGTTGAACACGCCCTGACACTGGGCGGAGTTCGGTTGTAG
- a CDS encoding penicillin-binding protein activator LpoB, with the protein MKYVLILVLLVMVTSCSRTVTRIDPSTQIDLSGRWNDSDSRKVADQMIHDLFKSDAFQKYNQTLGRKPVIVVGSIRNKTSEHIDAGNFIKKFEIVIHQSGMADLVESDEFRDKLRKERAEQQDFADPATVARWGKETGANLMLFGEINSETDVYNKKRVTNYVTTLFLTDIETNKRVWYGQNEIKKLVKN; encoded by the coding sequence ATGAAGTACGTTCTCATCCTTGTGTTATTGGTCATGGTTACCTCGTGCTCGCGCACCGTAACCCGAATTGATCCCTCAACACAGATTGACTTAAGCGGGCGCTGGAATGACTCTGACTCACGCAAAGTGGCCGACCAGATGATTCATGATTTGTTTAAATCAGATGCCTTTCAAAAATATAACCAGACGTTAGGCCGCAAGCCGGTTATTGTAGTGGGTTCGATTCGTAACAAAACCAGCGAACACATCGATGCCGGAAATTTTATTAAGAAATTCGAGATTGTTATTCACCAATCCGGCATGGCCGATCTGGTGGAATCCGATGAGTTCCGTGATAAACTCAGAAAGGAGCGTGCCGAACAACAGGATTTTGCCGATCCGGCCACCGTGGCCCGCTGGGGCAAGGAAACGGGCGCTAACCTGATGTTGTTTGGCGAAATCAATTCCGAAACAGATGTATATAACAAAAAACGGGTAACCAACTACGTAACCACTTTGTTTCTTACTGATATAGAAACCAACAAACGCGTTTGGTACGGCCAAAATGAAATAAAGAAGCTGGTAAAAAATTAA
- a CDS encoding UDP-2,3-diacylglucosamine diphosphatase — protein sequence MGKHKRRKPEIVILSDIHLGTYGCHAEELLRYLKTIKPKKLILNGDIIDMWQFSKHYWPKSHMQVIKHITGLLAKGTKIIYLTGNHDEMLRKFAGFRLGSFQIENKVVLKLNGKRAWVFHGDVFDVTMKYSKWLAKLGAVGYDTLILINTFVNWCLKKVGRERISLSKRVKDSVKTAVKFINDFEKTAADIAISNGYNFVVCGHIHQPEIKTIENERGQVTYLNSGDWVENLTALEYDGTDWSIYRYRDDAYAKSVKLPKRLRDKLDNDEIFKDLVNEFLTTRK from the coding sequence ATGGGTAAACACAAAAGGCGGAAGCCCGAAATTGTAATTCTCTCCGATATTCACCTTGGCACATATGGCTGCCATGCCGAAGAACTTCTCCGTTATCTGAAGACCATCAAGCCTAAAAAACTGATCCTCAATGGCGATATTATCGACATGTGGCAGTTCAGCAAACACTACTGGCCAAAGTCGCACATGCAGGTGATAAAACACATTACCGGTTTGCTGGCCAAGGGCACAAAAATAATTTACCTCACCGGCAACCACGATGAAATGCTGAGAAAGTTTGCCGGCTTCAGGCTCGGATCATTTCAGATTGAAAACAAAGTTGTACTGAAACTTAATGGTAAACGCGCCTGGGTATTTCATGGCGATGTGTTTGACGTTACCATGAAATACTCCAAGTGGCTGGCTAAACTGGGGGCTGTTGGTTATGACACGCTGATTTTGATTAACACGTTTGTGAACTGGTGCCTGAAAAAAGTGGGGCGTGAACGCATTTCATTATCCAAGCGGGTGAAAGACAGTGTAAAGACGGCTGTGAAATTCATTAATGACTTCGAAAAAACCGCAGCCGATATTGCCATTTCGAACGGGTACAACTTTGTGGTTTGCGGACATATACACCAACCCGAAATAAAAACCATAGAGAACGAGCGCGGGCAGGTAACCTATTTAAACTCAGGAGACTGGGTTGAAAACCTGACGGCCCTTGAATATGACGGAACCGACTGGAGTATTTACCGTTACCGCGATGACGCCTATGCTAAATCAGTTAAACTGCCGAAACGTTTACGCGATAAACTGGATAATGACGAAATTTTCAAAGACCTTGTTAACGAATTCCTGACAACCCGGAAGTGA
- a CDS encoding response regulator transcription factor, with amino-acid sequence MRKKKKYRLLVVDDDQDILELLRYNLEKEGYKVKLVADSAKAIDTALEFHPDLIILDIMMPHPNGIKLCRDIRKLNDFRNTYIFFLTAKSEGYYQQAALDTGGDDFIEKVMGLRALTQKVATVLRKKFTIRKSIAELRVGNLIINRRSQTVLFQDKRFELSRPEFELLFFLAQNPGKEIAANQLMGSIWGSENFIADGSIEMYIQNLTQKLGFNLIHRTPDYRYRFNSGVV; translated from the coding sequence ATGCGAAAGAAAAAAAAATACCGCCTGCTGGTAGTGGATGATGACCAGGACATCCTGGAATTATTACGCTATAATCTTGAAAAGGAAGGCTACAAAGTAAAACTGGTAGCCGACAGCGCCAAAGCCATTGACACCGCATTGGAATTTCACCCGGATCTGATCATACTGGATATCATGATGCCCCATCCTAATGGAATTAAATTGTGCCGTGACATACGCAAGCTGAATGATTTTCGTAACACTTATATATTTTTTTTAACGGCAAAATCCGAAGGGTACTATCAACAGGCAGCTCTCGATACCGGTGGCGATGACTTTATTGAAAAAGTTATGGGCTTACGGGCCCTGACACAAAAAGTAGCTACCGTGTTGCGTAAAAAGTTCACTATTCGTAAAAGCATAGCCGAACTCCGCGTAGGCAATCTCATTATCAACAGGCGATCGCAAACCGTTCTCTTTCAGGATAAACGGTTTGAGCTAAGTCGGCCTGAATTTGAATTGTTATTCTTTCTGGCACAAAACCCGGGAAAGGAAATAGCGGCAAACCAGCTCATGGGCAGCATCTGGGGATCTGAAAATTTTATTGCCGATGGATCAATCGAAATGTACATTCAAAACCTCACGCAAAAATTGGGTTTTAACCTGATTCATCGCACACCCGATTACCGGTACCGGTTTAATTCGGGTGTTGTTTAA
- the trmB gene encoding tRNA (guanosine(46)-N7)-methyltransferase TrmB: MKRKKERFRIIEERQNVIEPSKTNYHNIKGKWHAHFGNTNPITVELACGRGEYSVNLARMFPDKNFIGVDIKGDRIWKGSTWAVELNLTNVAFLRTQILLIESFFAKGEIDELWITFPDPRPRKRDIKRRLTSPRFLNFYKNLLKPSGYLRLKTDNTILFDYTLEVLNERNDIADLAFTHNLYASDLQAECFDIKTRYEEEFAAKGESIKYLRFRFTQVS, encoded by the coding sequence ATGAAACGAAAAAAAGAGCGCTTCCGCATAATTGAAGAAAGGCAAAACGTTATTGAACCTTCCAAAACAAACTACCACAACATAAAAGGTAAGTGGCATGCTCATTTCGGAAATACTAATCCGATTACGGTTGAACTGGCCTGCGGAAGGGGTGAGTATTCAGTGAACCTGGCCCGGATGTTTCCGGATAAAAATTTTATTGGGGTTGATATTAAAGGCGACAGGATATGGAAAGGAAGTACATGGGCTGTTGAACTTAATCTTACCAACGTGGCCTTTCTGCGCACGCAGATATTGCTTATTGAATCGTTCTTTGCTAAAGGCGAGATTGACGAACTTTGGATCACATTCCCTGATCCGCGGCCGCGCAAACGCGACATCAAACGCAGGCTTACCAGCCCGCGCTTTCTTAATTTTTATAAGAACCTGCTAAAGCCATCCGGGTACTTGCGGCTAAAAACCGATAACACCATTCTGTTCGATTATACCCTTGAGGTACTGAATGAACGCAACGATATTGCCGACCTGGCTTTTACCCACAATTTGTACGCATCCGACCTGCAGGCTGAATGCTTTGATATTAAAACACGGTACGAGGAAGAGTTTGCGGCTAAAGGCGAATCAATCAAATACCTGCGCTTCCGGTTTACACAGGTTTCATAA
- a CDS encoding ribulose-phosphate 3-epimerase: protein MTKPIIAPSILAADFANLEREVNLINDSEADWIHIDIMDGVFVPNISMGLPVVEAIARHAKKPLDVHLMIVEPGRYVEAFRKAGAEVISVHIEACPHLHRNIQQIRAMGCKAGVAVNPHTQVNTLENIITDIDLVCLMSVNPGFGGQKFIENTYRKVADLKSLINQRGSTAKIEIDGGVNLDNARPLMQAGADVLVAGNFVFTATSPKEIIGKLKNL, encoded by the coding sequence ATGACTAAACCCATAATTGCGCCTTCTATACTGGCTGCCGACTTTGCCAACCTGGAGCGGGAGGTAAATCTGATTAACGACAGCGAAGCCGACTGGATCCATATTGATATAATGGATGGCGTGTTTGTTCCCAACATTTCAATGGGGCTTCCGGTGGTGGAAGCCATTGCCCGCCACGCCAAAAAGCCGCTCGATGTACACTTAATGATTGTTGAACCCGGCCGGTATGTAGAGGCTTTCAGAAAAGCCGGAGCTGAAGTTATTAGTGTACACATTGAAGCCTGTCCGCACCTTCACCGGAACATCCAACAGATTAGAGCAATGGGGTGCAAGGCCGGGGTGGCAGTCAATCCGCATACCCAGGTAAATACACTCGAAAATATAATTACCGATATTGATTTGGTTTGTCTGATGTCAGTTAACCCGGGTTTTGGTGGCCAAAAATTCATTGAAAATACGTACCGTAAAGTAGCTGATTTAAAGTCACTTATTAATCAGCGAGGAAGCACTGCCAAAATTGAAATTGATGGCGGTGTAAACCTTGATAACGCCAGGCCGTTAATGCAGGCCGGAGCCGATGTGCTCGTGGCCGGCAATTTCGTATTCACCGCCACCAGCCCCAAAGAAATCATCGGCAAACTGAAGAACCTTTAA
- a CDS encoding AarF/ABC1/UbiB kinase family protein has translation MKEYNKIPVTRAQRTGKFLTTGAKIGTNYLKHFGRKLINPASSRELLHEDNARDIYNSLSELKGSALKVAQMLSMDKNLLPAAYQQKFAMAQYSAPPLSYPLVVKTFRSHFGKGPDELFDTFTKKAVNAASMGQVHQATRGSKKLAVKVQYPGVGDSVKADLAMVKPIALSMFNLNPAEYDEFIQEVEHRMLEETDYELELRRSMELSQATRHIANLVFPTYYPEFSSPRILVMDWLDGQPLGEALKRGLPTAKAKKAGQALWDFYHFQMHTLKAVHADPHPGNFIITPDYKLGIIDFGCVKVIPESFYKLYFQLLDPELLTDEKRKLNVFFKLRFIHESDSAGEKKFFERLFTQLVELLNRPFRTESFNFADKTYFDELFAFGERLSKMKELRESKKPRGVRDALYINRTYFGLYNILHDLKAQVNTGRLNLD, from the coding sequence ATGAAAGAATACAACAAAATACCGGTTACCCGTGCTCAGCGCACGGGCAAATTTTTAACTACGGGCGCTAAAATCGGTACTAACTACCTCAAACACTTCGGGCGTAAACTAATTAACCCCGCCAGCAGCCGTGAACTATTGCATGAAGATAATGCCCGCGACATCTATAATTCACTCAGCGAGCTTAAGGGCAGCGCCCTGAAAGTAGCCCAGATGCTGAGCATGGATAAAAACCTGCTGCCGGCAGCTTACCAGCAAAAATTTGCGATGGCCCAGTACAGCGCGCCACCCTTATCGTATCCGCTGGTAGTTAAAACATTCCGCTCACACTTTGGTAAAGGACCAGATGAGTTGTTTGATACGTTTACTAAAAAAGCCGTAAACGCAGCTTCAATGGGCCAGGTGCACCAGGCAACACGGGGTTCAAAAAAGCTTGCTGTTAAAGTGCAATACCCGGGTGTAGGCGATAGTGTAAAGGCTGACCTGGCCATGGTTAAACCTATCGCGCTAAGCATGTTTAACCTTAATCCGGCTGAGTATGATGAATTTATTCAGGAAGTTGAACACCGCATGCTCGAAGAAACCGACTATGAACTGGAGCTCAGGCGGTCGATGGAATTATCCCAGGCCACGCGGCACATAGCCAATCTGGTGTTCCCGACCTACTACCCTGAATTTTCCTCGCCCAGGATTCTGGTAATGGACTGGCTCGATGGCCAGCCGCTGGGCGAAGCGCTTAAACGTGGCTTGCCAACCGCTAAGGCTAAAAAGGCAGGGCAGGCCTTATGGGATTTCTATCATTTCCAGATGCATACCTTAAAAGCTGTGCATGCTGACCCGCACCCCGGCAATTTTATAATCACCCCCGATTACAAACTCGGTATTATCGACTTTGGCTGCGTAAAGGTTATTCCGGAGTCGTTTTATAAACTGTATTTTCAGCTTCTCGATCCGGAATTGCTAACCGATGAAAAAAGAAAACTGAATGTGTTCTTTAAATTGAGGTTTATTCACGAAAGCGATTCTGCTGGCGAGAAGAAATTTTTTGAGCGGCTGTTCACGCAGCTTGTTGAACTGCTCAACCGACCTTTCAGAACCGAATCATTCAATTTTGCCGACAAAACCTATTTTGATGAATTGTTTGCCTTTGGCGAAAGGTTATCTAAAATGAAAGAACTCCGCGAATCAAAGAAACCCCGGGGCGTTCGTGATGCACTCTACATTAATAGAACGTACTTTGGTTTATACAACATTCTTCACGATCTAAAGGCACAGGTTAATACAGGCCGGCTAAATCTTGATTAG
- a CDS encoding bifunctional folylpolyglutamate synthase/dihydrofolate synthase: MLTSYHQALDFLYATLPMYQRVGAVAYKKDLTNTLALCNELDQPQNKFKSVHIAGTNGKGSSSHMIASVLQEAGYKTGLYTSPHLKSFTERIRINGQEVYPDFVVGFVNRMRSVIEKIKPSFFETTVAMAFDYFARQQVDIAVVEVGLGGRLDSTNVITPLVSLITNIGFDHTDMLGETLSQIAVEKAGIIKPDTPVVISEQQDETTPVFLQKANECKAPIFFAQDEYQVTKNETGYHVLYQGVVRFKHLKLALGGNYQQKNLYGVLKTLDVLRQRGFAITDEHIINGLEMVTTNTGLKGRWQILGTMPLIICDTAHNAEGLNEVVDQIRQQPHRALYIVFGMVRDKQPEKILSMLPKEATYFFCQAHIPRAMDAGELMRKAEAFGLTGTVVPDVNQAITLAKALATSDDLIFIGGSTFVVAEINDL, from the coding sequence ATGCTAACCTCGTATCATCAAGCACTCGATTTCCTTTATGCCACGCTACCCATGTACCAGCGAGTTGGCGCTGTGGCTTACAAAAAAGATTTGACCAATACCCTTGCGTTGTGCAATGAGCTTGACCAGCCACAAAATAAGTTTAAATCCGTGCATATTGCCGGCACGAACGGGAAAGGTTCCAGCTCGCACATGATTGCTTCCGTACTGCAGGAAGCAGGTTACAAAACCGGTTTATACACATCGCCTCATTTAAAATCGTTTACCGAACGCATTCGGATCAACGGCCAGGAAGTGTACCCTGATTTTGTTGTCGGTTTCGTTAACCGTATGCGATCAGTAATTGAAAAAATAAAGCCTTCTTTTTTTGAAACCACAGTGGCCATGGCCTTCGACTACTTTGCCCGGCAGCAGGTGGATATTGCCGTTGTTGAAGTCGGGTTGGGCGGCCGGCTCGATTCAACGAATGTAATTACCCCGTTAGTTTCTTTGATAACCAACATCGGCTTCGACCACACCGATATGCTTGGCGAAACGCTAAGCCAGATTGCTGTTGAAAAGGCCGGTATCATCAAACCGGATACACCGGTGGTCATCAGCGAACAACAGGATGAAACAACACCGGTCTTTTTACAAAAAGCAAATGAATGCAAGGCACCAATTTTCTTTGCCCAGGATGAATATCAGGTAACAAAAAATGAAACAGGTTACCACGTTTTGTATCAAGGTGTGGTTCGGTTTAAGCACCTTAAATTAGCCCTGGGAGGTAACTACCAGCAAAAAAATCTTTACGGAGTTTTAAAAACGCTGGATGTATTGCGACAGCGAGGTTTCGCGATAACAGATGAACATATCATTAACGGCTTGGAAATGGTAACTACCAACACCGGCCTTAAAGGGCGATGGCAGATACTTGGAACCATGCCCCTGATCATTTGCGATACCGCCCACAATGCGGAAGGGTTAAACGAAGTGGTTGATCAAATCAGGCAGCAACCCCATCGGGCACTCTATATAGTATTCGGCATGGTAAGAGATAAACAGCCTGAAAAAATTTTGAGCATGCTACCGAAAGAAGCAACCTATTTCTTTTGCCAGGCACACATACCCCGTGCAATGGATGCCGGTGAACTGATGCGTAAGGCTGAGGCATTCGGGTTGACGGGTACGGTTGTACCCGATGTGAATCAGGCCATTACCCTGGCAAAAGCACTGGCCACTTCAGATGATTTGATTTTCATTGGTGGAAGCACTTTTGTTGTAGCTGAAATTAACGATTTGTAA
- a CDS encoding S8 family serine peptidase: MVKCKLVLLPLLLGACFYASAQVNRYVVFFKDKAGTPYTINNPGEFLSGKAIQRRIKHLITANETDLPVTPSYVDDVRNAGATVLYTTRWMNGALVQCDASLLATLLTLSHVESVELVAPGPRPLNGGRRGRIKSQTGQQEDAATPQLAMLGLDLMHADGFRGENMTIAVFDGGFSGADLSVPFQHVFTEGRFNATVSHDFVYGGSDVFRHDDHGTQVWSVIAAQQDGEFTGGAHKARFQLYVTEDVDTEYRIEEYNWLIAAERADSAGVDIINSSLGYNTFDDPSMDYQPEDMNGNTAVISRAVNLAAERGIIIVTSAGNEGAKPWRIITAPADADDAIAVGNVNFSGIKSPSSSFGPTADGRIKPDVVAPGTLVKVIKANGTVGSASGTSVAAPLVTSLLAGVWQKYPHLFNSRLIEALRISSSQGASPDNSLGFGLPGYLALSQYLEQDIEPLTIGVYPNPVINDTVIIETSNPTELVEASYTIDNSMGQTVANGRARFTWNNPRYSVNLSGLHTGLYFLRIQFNGRWQTFKIVKV; the protein is encoded by the coding sequence ATGGTAAAATGTAAACTGGTTTTACTGCCGCTTTTACTGGGAGCCTGTTTTTATGCTTCTGCGCAGGTAAACCGGTATGTTGTTTTTTTTAAAGACAAGGCAGGTACACCGTATACGATAAACAATCCGGGCGAATTTCTATCGGGCAAGGCTATTCAACGCAGAATAAAGCACCTTATTACAGCAAACGAAACCGATCTGCCTGTAACCCCATCGTATGTTGATGATGTACGGAATGCAGGTGCAACGGTTTTGTATACAACGCGCTGGATGAACGGAGCGCTTGTCCAGTGCGATGCATCACTACTGGCTACGCTGCTTACCTTATCGCATGTCGAATCGGTTGAACTGGTTGCGCCCGGACCCCGGCCTTTAAATGGCGGCCGAAGAGGGCGGATTAAATCCCAAACCGGTCAGCAGGAAGATGCAGCAACGCCACAACTTGCCATGCTTGGCCTTGACCTTATGCATGCGGATGGCTTCCGTGGAGAAAACATGACTATTGCTGTTTTTGATGGTGGGTTTTCCGGGGCTGATTTGTCTGTACCATTTCAGCACGTGTTTACCGAAGGCCGGTTCAACGCCACCGTATCACACGACTTTGTGTATGGCGGTTCGGATGTATTTCGGCACGATGACCACGGTACCCAGGTGTGGTCTGTTATAGCAGCTCAACAAGATGGCGAATTTACCGGTGGGGCCCATAAGGCCAGATTTCAGTTATATGTTACCGAAGACGTGGATACTGAATACCGTATAGAAGAATACAACTGGCTGATTGCAGCCGAACGGGCCGATAGTGCGGGTGTTGATATTATAAACTCCTCACTTGGCTACAATACGTTTGACGATCCTTCAATGGATTACCAGCCGGAAGACATGAACGGAAACACAGCTGTCATTTCGCGGGCTGTCAACCTGGCCGCAGAACGCGGCATCATAATAGTAACCAGTGCAGGCAACGAAGGCGCTAAACCCTGGCGCATTATTACCGCCCCGGCCGATGCAGACGATGCGATAGCCGTTGGCAATGTAAACTTTAGTGGCATTAAAAGCCCGTCCAGTTCGTTTGGCCCAACGGCTGACGGCCGCATAAAACCCGATGTGGTTGCACCAGGCACTCTGGTGAAAGTTATTAAAGCAAATGGTACGGTTGGCTCCGCTTCGGGCACCTCTGTAGCTGCTCCGTTAGTAACATCATTGCTGGCAGGCGTGTGGCAAAAGTACCCGCACTTGTTTAACAGCAGGCTTATTGAAGCGTTAAGGATTTCGAGTTCGCAGGGTGCTTCTCCCGACAACTCCCTTGGATTTGGTTTACCGGGCTACCTGGCGCTTAGCCAGTACCTTGAACAGGATATTGAACCGCTCACTATAGGGGTTTATCCCAACCCCGTTATAAACGACACAGTAATTATCGAAACATCCAATCCAACCGAACTCGTGGAAGCTTCTTATACAATAGACAATTCAATGGGGCAAACTGTTGCTAATGGCCGTGCCCGCTTCACCTGGAATAACCCACGCTATAGCGTAAACCTGTCGGGCCTTCATACCGGCCTTTACTTTTTGCGTATTCAGTTTAACGGCAGATGGCAAACATTTAAAATCGTTAAAGTTTAA